TCGTCGTCGAGGTCCTGCAACGCGAGCAACGGGGTGAACTCGGTCTGCAGCCTGACATGCTCGTTGGTGAGCCGCACTGACTGACTGAGGGCAGCAAGCTCGAGCTGCACCTCGGTGATTCTGCGTCGCCATTCGGCTGTTGGCGCGTCGCCCGACTCCGCGAGCACGTCTGCGACGATCTCAAGCTCCTCTGCGGTGGCGCGGAGACACGCATACTCGGCGCAGGCGGCGGAGACGACCTCGTAGTGCACGCCGAGGTCGGCGATCGCGACTCGTGATTCTGCGAGCAGCGTGCGCGCATTGACCTCCTCAACGGCGGCGGGGCTTGGTCGCACGAAGCTGCCGCCGTTTCTGCCACGTCTGGTCTCAATGAGGTCGCGGTGCCGCAGTTCGCTGAGTGCCTCGCGGACGGTGACGACTGCGACACCGAGGAGCGTCGAGAGTTCGTTTTCGCTCGGCAGCCGCTCACCCTCGGTGAACGCACCAACTGAGATCGCTTGCACGAGGCGCGAGACCACCATGTCTGTGCGCCCCTCCTCGCCGATGGGGGCAAATGCCGCCGTTCGCAGTCGACTCGGGGTCGCACCGTGCACTTGTGTGGTCAAGGGCGCGCCTCCATTCAGGGGCCGGGATTGAGCCCACGTACTTAAGCGTAATCAAAACGTGACGCCGAAGATGAGTTTGTGCTTAAAACATCTAATCCCCTATGTTATTGTTCTAACCAACCTGATCGACAACGACGTTGAGGAGCAGCGGCATCATGCCCCACACACCAAGCACCGAGCCCACAAGCGCAGTTTCACTGCGCGGCGTGCACAAGCATTTCGGCGATGTCACCGCGGTGAAAGACCTCAACATCGAGATCCGGGCCGGCGAGTTCTTCTCGATGCTCGGCCCCTCGGGCTCTGGCAAGACCACCGTGCTGCGCATGATCGCCGGCTTCGAGGAGCCGACCTCAGGCGAGATCCTCCTCCACGGAACAGACGTCACCCGCGCGGCGCCGTTCGACCGCGAAGTCAACACCGTGTTCCAGGACTACGCGCTCTTCCCCCACCTCACCATTGCCGAGAACGTCGCCTACGGGCTGAAGGTCCGTGGTGTCTCAAAATCCGAGCGCGCCCAGCTCGTCTCAGAAGCTCTCGAGCAAGTCCGTCTCGGTCACGTCGCGACTCGGCTCCCCTCGCAACTCTCGGGCGGTCAGCGCCAGCGCATCGCGCTCGCCCGCGCGCTCATCCTCCGACCAAAGGTCTTGCTCCTCGACGAGCCCCTCGGCGCGCTCGATAAACAACTGCGCGAACATATGCAGGTCGAACTCAAGCAGATCCAACGCGAAGTCGGCATCACCTTCATCTTCGTCACCCACGATCAGGAGGAAGCGCTCACGCTCTCCGATCGCGTCGCCGTGTTCAACAACGGCAAGATCGAACAGGTCGGTTCGCCCCGCGAGGTGTACGAGTTCCCAGAGACCGAGTTCGTTGCAGGCTTCCTCGGCGTCACGAACCTGCTCCCCGCAGAGCTCTCACTCGCACTCCTCGGTGAATCAGCAACGCACAGCCTCCGCCCCGAGCGCGTGCAACTTGCTGACCCGACCGCGCCAGTCGAGCCGGGCACCGTGGCGATTCCTGCAACTGTCGCCGAGACCGTGTACGCGGGCGCACACACCCGCTACCTCCTCGACACCGCCGATGGCACGCGCATCATTTCCGAGAAGCAGAACTCGCACACGCCACGCACCGAGGCGAGCATCCGCCGCGGCGACACCGTGAGCGTCCGCTTCGATCGGGGTCACGCGACCCCGATCCCCACCGCGCAGGCCCCTGCGGCGAGCGCGCCGCAGCCTGCCTGACCCGCGCCTAGCAGGATCCTCGCCTCTCAACGAGCCCTCAGTCCCCTCACGAAACCACACTCATCCCCTACAAAGGAGTACCGATGAACAAGAAACTACTCGCCGCACCGATCGCCATGGCGGCGGTGCTCGGCCTCGCCCTCACGGGTTGCTCGACAGACGGCGCCCAGCCCGACGGTGACGGCGGTCTCCAGATCGACGTCCCCGAGGTTCCGATGATGGAAAAGCTCGGTGACACCGAGAAGGAGCTGAACATCGTCGCCTGGTCTGGCTTCGTTGAGCCAGCCTGGGCCGACAAGTTCACCGCCGACACCGGTTGCGTCGTCAACCGCAAGGTGGCGGCAACCTCCGACGAGATGGTTCAGCTCATGCGCACCGGCGAGTACGACCTCGTCTCAGCTTCTGGAGACGCGAGCCTCCGCCTCATCGTCGACGGCAACGTGCAGCCACTGAACACCGAACTCATCCCGAACTTCGGCGACGACATCGTCGAGGGAATGAAGGGCCAGCTGTACGACACGCTGAACGGCAACGTCTACGGCATCCCGATCGGCCGTGGCGCGAACATCCTCGAGTACAACAGCGAGGTCGTGACTGAGACGCCCGACAGCTGGAGCGTTGTTTGGGAAGAGGACAGCCCCTACGCCGGGAAGATTGCAGCTTACGACAGCCCCATCTACATCGCTGACGCGGCGATCTACCTCATGGAGCACCAGCCCGACCTCGGCATCACCAACCCGTACGCCCTCGATCAGGATCAGCTGAAGGCCGCGACCGACCTACTCAAGCAGCAAAACAAGATGGTCTCGGAGTACTGGTCGCCAGCAACCAACGTGACGTCGTTCACAGGCGGCAACTCGGTCGTCGGAACCTCCTGGGAGGTGCTGCGCAAGGCGACGCAGGACGACAAGTTCAAGAGCGTCCTCCCCAAGGAGGGCGCGACAGGCTGGTCTGACGCGTGGATGCTCGCGACAGACGCGAAGAGCCCGAACTGTGCGTACGCGTGGATGGACTACACATCCGCTCCTGACGTTAACGGCGCGATCGCAATGAACTTTGGCATGGGCCCAGCAAACGGCGCATTCTGCGACATCAGCGATGAGGCGAAGGCGCACTGCGACTACTTCAACGCGACAGACGAGGAGTACTACAAGCAGGTGTGGTTCTGGACGACCCCTATCGACCAGTGCCTCGATGGCCGCACCGACGTGAAGTGCACGAACTACCAGGACTGGACGAACGCCTGGGCGACAGTCAAGGGCTAGCGAGC
Above is a window of Leucobacter aridicollis DNA encoding:
- a CDS encoding ABC transporter ATP-binding protein, which produces MPHTPSTEPTSAVSLRGVHKHFGDVTAVKDLNIEIRAGEFFSMLGPSGSGKTTVLRMIAGFEEPTSGEILLHGTDVTRAAPFDREVNTVFQDYALFPHLTIAENVAYGLKVRGVSKSERAQLVSEALEQVRLGHVATRLPSQLSGGQRQRIALARALILRPKVLLLDEPLGALDKQLREHMQVELKQIQREVGITFIFVTHDQEEALTLSDRVAVFNNGKIEQVGSPREVYEFPETEFVAGFLGVTNLLPAELSLALLGESATHSLRPERVQLADPTAPVEPGTVAIPATVAETVYAGAHTRYLLDTADGTRIISEKQNSHTPRTEASIRRGDTVSVRFDRGHATPIPTAQAPAASAPQPA
- a CDS encoding ABC transporter substrate-binding protein yields the protein MNKKLLAAPIAMAAVLGLALTGCSTDGAQPDGDGGLQIDVPEVPMMEKLGDTEKELNIVAWSGFVEPAWADKFTADTGCVVNRKVAATSDEMVQLMRTGEYDLVSASGDASLRLIVDGNVQPLNTELIPNFGDDIVEGMKGQLYDTLNGNVYGIPIGRGANILEYNSEVVTETPDSWSVVWEEDSPYAGKIAAYDSPIYIADAAIYLMEHQPDLGITNPYALDQDQLKAATDLLKQQNKMVSEYWSPATNVTSFTGGNSVVGTSWEVLRKATQDDKFKSVLPKEGATGWSDAWMLATDAKSPNCAYAWMDYTSAPDVNGAIAMNFGMGPANGAFCDISDEAKAHCDYFNATDEEYYKQVWFWTTPIDQCLDGRTDVKCTNYQDWTNAWATVKG
- a CDS encoding FadR/GntR family transcriptional regulator, whose product is MTTQVHGATPSRLRTAAFAPIGEEGRTDMVVSRLVQAISVGAFTEGERLPSENELSTLLGVAVVTVREALSELRHRDLIETRRGRNGGSFVRPSPAAVEEVNARTLLAESRVAIADLGVHYEVVSAACAEYACLRATAEELEIVADVLAESGDAPTAEWRRRITEVQLELAALSQSVRLTNEHVRLQTEFTPLLALQDLDDEARQHTHAAIVAQVEATRAGDVQAARSAVRESVRGSVRWLIAFRADLHAGSRNSDLRGTLEARRRRRERENRDEQ